The following are encoded in a window of Cryobacterium sp. CG_9.6 genomic DNA:
- a CDS encoding hexose kinase → MILTLTPNPSLDRTIELAWPLARGEVQRAVAAHHEPGGKGVNICRALEASGVRSLAILPGDTDDPVLVALRSQGIPHLGLPIGAALRSNVAITEPDGTTTKVNEPGPILSLAQQAALVDLVLDHAQGASWLVLAGSLPPGVPDDFYAVVIHTLRARFGDNAPRVAVDSSGAPLAFAAAAAPDLLKPNAEELAELTGVSDADTLESNPLLTVEAARSLIAGGVGAVLATLGSRGAVLVTAAGSWLAQTPPMVAVSTVGAGDSALAGFLLRSNAGASPSECLRQAAAHGAAAVALPGSTVPALHQTHPDLVSVTAVQQHSMALHPKENDQ, encoded by the coding sequence ATGATTCTGACGCTGACACCGAATCCGAGCCTGGATCGCACGATCGAGCTGGCGTGGCCACTCGCGCGTGGGGAGGTGCAGCGAGCCGTCGCCGCTCACCACGAACCCGGCGGCAAGGGCGTCAACATCTGCCGCGCCCTGGAGGCATCCGGAGTCCGGAGTCTCGCGATCCTTCCCGGCGACACAGACGACCCGGTTCTGGTTGCCCTCCGCAGTCAGGGAATCCCCCACCTCGGTCTGCCGATCGGCGCCGCTCTGCGCAGCAACGTGGCCATCACCGAACCCGACGGCACCACCACCAAGGTCAACGAACCCGGCCCGATCCTGAGCCTGGCCCAGCAGGCCGCCCTTGTGGATCTTGTTCTCGATCACGCTCAGGGCGCCAGCTGGCTGGTGCTGGCGGGTTCGCTGCCCCCCGGAGTGCCCGACGATTTCTATGCCGTTGTCATTCACACGCTTCGTGCCCGGTTCGGCGACAACGCACCGCGCGTAGCCGTGGATTCATCCGGCGCGCCCCTCGCCTTCGCCGCCGCTGCCGCTCCCGATCTGCTCAAGCCCAACGCCGAAGAACTCGCCGAACTCACCGGCGTCTCGGATGCCGACACCCTGGAGTCCAACCCGCTTCTCACCGTCGAAGCCGCGCGAAGCCTCATCGCGGGCGGTGTCGGAGCTGTTCTGGCAACCCTCGGGTCCCGAGGCGCCGTACTCGTGACCGCAGCGGGTAGCTGGCTGGCCCAGACTCCCCCGATGGTTGCTGTCAGCACCGTCGGCGCCGGAGATTCGGCTCTGGCCGGCTTTCTGCTTCGCAGCAACGCCGGAGCGAGCCCGAGCGAGTGCCTCCGCCAGGCCGCTGCACACGGTGCCGCCGCCGTGGCACTTCCCGGTTCGACCGTTCCCGCTCTTCACCAGACCCACCCTGATCTCGTCTCCGTGACGGCAGTACAACAACACAGCATGGCCCTACATCCAAAGGAGAATGACCAGTGA
- a CDS encoding DeoR/GlpR family DNA-binding transcription regulator: MFAEERQLLIADLVNERGRVTVNDLASRFNITSETVRRDLDVLEKARQLRRVHGGAVAIERMSLSEPSIQERQTQRLDEKSRIAQAALAMIPTSRTGSIILDAGSTTEHLGDLLAEWSPPAPGDQLLVITNALPIAWKLSNNLAIHLHVLGGRVRGLTSAIVGSDTIEQLSALRPDIAFIGANGVSANFGLSTPDSVEAAVKSAIVRSARRVVALADSSKLDEETLVCFAELTEIDTLITDAPPSAELAAALVAADVEVVIA; the protein is encoded by the coding sequence ATGTTCGCCGAAGAGCGTCAACTTCTGATCGCCGACCTGGTCAACGAACGCGGTCGAGTCACGGTCAATGACCTCGCCAGCCGCTTCAACATCACCTCCGAAACGGTGCGTCGTGACCTGGACGTGCTCGAGAAGGCCCGTCAACTTCGACGTGTTCATGGCGGCGCCGTGGCCATCGAGCGAATGAGCCTGTCGGAGCCGAGCATTCAGGAACGCCAGACCCAGCGCCTCGATGAGAAATCACGCATTGCACAGGCTGCTCTGGCCATGATCCCGACCAGCCGTACCGGGTCCATCATCCTCGATGCCGGGTCCACCACGGAGCACCTCGGCGATCTACTCGCCGAGTGGTCACCACCAGCGCCCGGGGACCAACTTCTCGTCATCACCAATGCCCTCCCCATCGCCTGGAAGCTCTCCAACAATCTTGCAATTCATCTGCACGTTCTGGGAGGCCGCGTCCGCGGTCTTACCAGCGCCATTGTGGGAAGCGACACAATCGAACAGCTCAGCGCCCTGCGCCCAGATATTGCCTTCATTGGTGCCAACGGCGTGAGCGCCAACTTTGGGCTGAGCACGCCAGACTCCGTCGAGGCGGCAGTGAAGTCGGCCATCGTGAGGTCCGCCCGCCGCGTCGTTGCGCTGGCCGATTCCTCCAAGCTCGATGAGGAGACTCTCGTGTGCTTCGCGGAGCTCACTGAAATCGACACCCTGATAACGGATGCCCCGCCGTCAGCTGAACTCGCGGCTGCACTGGTCGCCGCCGACGTAGAGGTAGTGATCGCATGA
- a CDS encoding fructose-specific PTS transporter subunit EIIC: MSALITPELVALDTELGTEPATVIRHLAELIVAAGRATGVDGLYADALAREAKTATGIPGGLAIPHCRSTAVLEPTLALARLSTPVDFGSKDGPADLIFFIAAPDGADQEHLKILAKLARSLMKKDFTAALRSAATSAEIVDLVSNVVAPAPATVGADTTNAGTGASVAPVAGAQRLVAVTACPTGIAHTYMAADALVAAAKAAGIDLQVETQGSAGLTPLDPAVIAAASAVIFAVDVDVRGRERFAGLPVINAPVKRGIDDPERLIAEALAAAANPDARRVSGGTTTSDATEKNEHLGQKVKRALLTGVSYMIPFVAGGGLLIALGFLLGGYEITQIADTVVLQNSLTNLPEGGIAIYLGAVFFKIGALSMGFLVPALAGYISFAIADRPGIAPGFVAGAVAGFMGAGFLGGIVGGLLAGVVAAGIGRISVPRWLRSLMPVVIIPLVASIVASGLMFIALGGPIASLTVALNSWLNGMTGASAVILGMILGLMMAFDLGGPVNKVAYAFAVAGLGAASLTNQAPWQIMAAVMAAGMVPPLAMALATVLDRRLFSLAERENGKAAWLLGASFISEGAIPFAAADVFRVIPASMLGAAVTGALSMAWEVTSKAPHGGIFVFFAIDNFLLFVLSIVIGTLVSAFAVVGLKRYAVRKPKAAVTEAVNETAYATV, encoded by the coding sequence GTGAGTGCACTGATTACCCCGGAGCTCGTTGCTCTGGACACCGAGCTCGGCACCGAGCCCGCGACCGTCATCCGGCACCTGGCCGAACTCATCGTGGCAGCAGGTCGCGCCACGGGCGTGGACGGACTCTATGCGGATGCCCTGGCCCGCGAGGCCAAGACGGCAACCGGTATTCCCGGTGGTCTGGCAATTCCCCATTGCCGATCAACGGCAGTGCTGGAGCCCACCCTGGCCCTCGCCCGCCTGTCCACGCCCGTGGACTTTGGATCGAAGGACGGCCCGGCCGACCTGATCTTCTTCATCGCCGCCCCGGACGGAGCCGACCAGGAGCACCTCAAGATTCTTGCAAAGCTCGCCCGCTCGCTCATGAAAAAAGACTTCACCGCCGCTCTGCGTAGCGCCGCAACGTCGGCCGAGATCGTGGACCTGGTCTCGAACGTCGTCGCTCCGGCCCCTGCTACGGTCGGTGCCGACACTACCAACGCCGGAACCGGTGCCTCGGTTGCTCCCGTTGCGGGCGCACAGCGCCTCGTGGCCGTGACCGCATGCCCCACGGGAATCGCGCACACCTACATGGCAGCCGACGCCCTCGTTGCCGCCGCCAAGGCTGCCGGAATCGACCTGCAGGTTGAAACTCAGGGTTCGGCCGGTCTCACACCACTTGATCCGGCCGTGATTGCCGCAGCCTCGGCCGTCATTTTTGCCGTGGATGTGGATGTGCGTGGACGCGAGCGCTTTGCTGGCCTCCCGGTCATCAACGCTCCCGTCAAGCGTGGAATCGATGATCCCGAACGGCTCATTGCGGAAGCCCTCGCCGCCGCCGCCAACCCGGATGCCCGCCGCGTGAGCGGCGGTACCACCACGTCCGACGCAACCGAGAAGAACGAGCACCTGGGCCAGAAGGTCAAGCGCGCACTGCTCACCGGCGTGAGCTACATGATCCCGTTCGTGGCCGGTGGAGGACTGCTGATCGCCCTCGGTTTTCTGCTCGGCGGCTATGAGATCACCCAGATTGCCGACACGGTGGTGTTGCAGAACAGCCTCACCAACCTGCCCGAGGGTGGCATCGCCATTTACCTCGGCGCCGTGTTCTTCAAGATCGGTGCCCTGTCGATGGGCTTCCTGGTTCCTGCCCTCGCCGGTTACATCTCCTTCGCCATCGCCGACCGACCCGGCATCGCGCCGGGCTTCGTGGCCGGTGCTGTTGCCGGATTCATGGGTGCCGGCTTCCTCGGTGGCATCGTGGGTGGCCTGCTGGCCGGCGTCGTTGCCGCAGGCATCGGCCGTATCAGTGTGCCGCGCTGGCTCCGCAGCCTCATGCCGGTTGTGATCATCCCGCTCGTGGCCTCCATCGTTGCCTCCGGGTTGATGTTCATTGCCCTCGGCGGCCCGATCGCCTCCCTCACGGTGGCCTTGAACTCCTGGCTCAATGGCATGACCGGTGCCTCCGCCGTGATTCTGGGCATGATCCTCGGCCTCATGATGGCCTTCGACCTGGGTGGCCCCGTCAACAAGGTGGCCTACGCATTCGCCGTTGCCGGCCTCGGCGCTGCAAGCCTGACCAACCAGGCACCGTGGCAGATCATGGCCGCGGTCATGGCTGCTGGCATGGTTCCGCCGTTGGCAATGGCACTGGCCACCGTTCTCGACCGCAGGCTGTTCAGCCTCGCCGAGCGCGAAAACGGCAAGGCAGCCTGGCTGCTGGGCGCCTCCTTCATCTCCGAGGGCGCCATCCCGTTCGCTGCTGCCGACGTCTTCCGCGTGATTCCGGCCAGCATGCTGGGAGCTGCCGTGACGGGCGCCCTCTCCATGGCCTGGGAAGTGACGAGCAAGGCGCCGCACGGCGGAATTTTCGTCTTCTTCGCTATCGACAACTTCCTGCTCTTCGTGCTCTCCATCGTGATCGGTACACTTGTGTCGGCATTCGCCGTCGTGGGCCTGAAGCGGTACGCGGTGCGGAAGCCCAAGGCCGCGGTTACCGAAGCCGTCAACGAGACGGCCTACGCGACCGTCTGA
- a CDS encoding exonuclease SbcCD subunit D: MKILHTSDWHIGRTFHTHSTLENLSSVLSALVDVVRERGVQVVAVAGDIFDNAMPSKESYAVLTGALRDIKAAGAAVVMTSGNHDSAARLGFQAEWAGLAGIHVLTRHDGYLTPVTITDVDGPVHFYGIPYLEPALIRHVYPHVEMRTHEQALRHAMDGIRQDVLVRGGRSVVLSHCFVAGVAAATEASEVERDITAGGLDVVPLGVFDGPDYVALGHIHGRAQLSNRVRYSGAPLHYSFSEAGKPRGAWLVELPDPAAQPEVPDKSLLVEWIDLPVPRRLTVLTGTLAELVTDERYADREHDWVKAILTDQVRPLDGMRTLQQRFSHCVALEHHPARVVTPENATYAERLRAARTDPDIVAGFLSFVRNGEGPTAFETALISELFAEQGTREANS, from the coding sequence ATGAAGATTCTGCATACGTCGGACTGGCACATCGGCCGAACTTTTCATACCCATTCGACCCTCGAGAACCTGAGCAGCGTGCTGTCGGCGCTGGTGGATGTGGTGCGGGAGCGCGGCGTGCAGGTTGTGGCGGTGGCCGGGGACATTTTTGACAATGCCATGCCCTCGAAGGAGAGCTACGCAGTGCTCACCGGGGCTCTGCGGGACATCAAGGCCGCCGGAGCTGCGGTTGTGATGACCAGCGGCAATCACGATTCGGCCGCACGGCTGGGTTTTCAGGCCGAATGGGCGGGTTTGGCTGGCATTCACGTGCTCACGCGTCATGACGGGTATCTCACGCCCGTCACCATCACGGACGTCGATGGGCCCGTGCACTTCTACGGCATTCCCTACCTTGAACCGGCGCTGATTCGGCATGTGTACCCCCACGTTGAGATGAGAACGCACGAGCAGGCTCTGCGTCATGCCATGGACGGTATCCGGCAGGATGTACTGGTCAGGGGCGGACGCAGTGTTGTGCTCTCGCACTGCTTTGTGGCCGGCGTGGCGGCTGCCACCGAGGCCAGCGAGGTGGAACGGGACATTACTGCTGGCGGGCTGGACGTTGTGCCGCTCGGTGTCTTTGACGGACCGGACTATGTTGCGCTGGGCCACATCCACGGCCGGGCTCAACTCAGTAATCGGGTGCGGTACTCCGGTGCTCCGCTGCACTATTCCTTTTCGGAGGCGGGAAAACCGCGTGGTGCGTGGCTCGTCGAGTTGCCGGACCCGGCAGCGCAACCGGAAGTACCCGATAAGTCCTTGCTGGTCGAATGGATCGATCTCCCCGTCCCTCGCCGGCTCACGGTTCTTACGGGCACACTTGCCGAGCTCGTGACCGATGAGCGCTATGCAGACCGAGAACACGATTGGGTGAAGGCAATTCTTACCGATCAGGTGCGACCGCTCGATGGTATGCGAACCCTGCAACAACGTTTTTCGCACTGTGTCGCGCTGGAGCACCATCCTGCCCGCGTGGTGACCCCCGAGAACGCGACCTACGCCGAACGTTTGCGCGCGGCTCGAACGGACCCAGACATCGTGGCGGGCTTTTTATCGTTCGTGCGTAACGGTGAGGGACCCACGGCATTTGAGACTGCCCTCATCTCAGAGCTGTTTGCGGAGCAGGGAACGAGAGAGGCCAACTCGTGA